The Poseidonibacter lekithochrous region AAAGTTATGCACCCGCCATAGAAAAGAAATAGATTTTGAAGAATACTAAATTTACAGGAGAACAAATGAATAACATACATACAGCAGATTTATGCGACGACAATCAAGATAAAAATATACAAGTATTATCACCAAAATTCAAAAACTACGGTGGATTAAAAAGATTCTATGGACAAATTGAAACAGTAAAACTTGACAAGAGCAACTACAGACTTTTAGAAATGCTAAGAGATGAAGACGGTGAAGGTAAAATCGTAGTAGTTGATAATGCACAGGAGTTCTTTGGTGTTATTGGTGATAAACTAATGGCATTTGCAGCAAAAAACAACTGGCAAGCAATAATCTTAAATGGTTATGTAAGAGATACTGATGAAACAAGAAATATTAATGTTGGATTATTTGCTATTGGGACTTGTCCTTTAAGAAACTTTGATAAGACTTTATCTTCAAGAGGTGAAGAGCTTAATTTTGAAGGTATTACTTTTAATAATGGGGATTATGTTTATGCAGACAATGATGGAATCCTTATTACTAAAGATAAATTAATTTAAAGATTTCAAGATAATAGTATATAATAAACTCAAGACTTAAGGAGTTAATATGAATATGAAAGTTTTGGTATTAACCCTACTTTTTGTAATAGGTTTTTCCTATGCAAAACCTATACAACCTAAAAAACAAATACTTATAATAAACTCTTACCACAAGGGTTTCCAATGGAGTGATGAACTAATAAATGGTGTAGAAATTGCTCTTGGAACTACACACAATGTGGAAACTACTATTCTTTATATGGATTCAAAAAGAATTTCATCTTTGAAATACTACAAAAAATTAAAAGATTTATATAAAGTCCAATTACAAAATAGAAAATATGATTTGGTTTTACTTGTAGATAAAGTAGCCTATAACTTCGCACTTAAAAACTATGATGAGCTATTTACTAATGAAAGATTAGTATTCTCAGGAATCGAGCAGTTTGATCCAAAGGAAGTAGAAAAATATGGTTTAAAAGACAAAACATCAGGAGTTATGGAAAAAAGAGCCATAGGGGATATAATCAACATCATTGATAAGATGATGCCAGATTTAAAAAAACTACATATTATTAATGACTATAGTGTAAATGGCGATGACACGGATGTTTTCATACAAAATGCAATATCAAAAATAAACAATAAATTTAAAATAAACTATATAAGATACTCAGATATAGAAACTCTAAAAAAGAAATTTGCTATAAATAAAAAAGATGAAGCTA contains the following coding sequences:
- the rraA gene encoding ribonuclease E activity regulator RraA, which gives rise to MNNIHTADLCDDNQDKNIQVLSPKFKNYGGLKRFYGQIETVKLDKSNYRLLEMLRDEDGEGKIVVVDNAQEFFGVIGDKLMAFAAKNNWQAIILNGYVRDTDETRNINVGLFAIGTCPLRNFDKTLSSRGEELNFEGITFNNGDYVYADNDGILITKDKLI